The Virgibacillus sp. MSP4-1 genome has a segment encoding these proteins:
- a CDS encoding PRK06851 family protein: MGKRIYNYYASGNTAKGFYDLFDETLNRLERIYILKGGPGTGKSTLMKKIGEAWGSAYELEYIHCSADYGSIDGVIIPDLKLGIVDGTAPHVIEPKYPGVIDEYVHLGDAWDSMQLRKHKEEIFQVKDQIKACYDDAYRLMAEALSIHDDWERIYIKNLSPEKARNLTDRLTAELFGEDILDKSGSQLHRFLGAATPEGPKDFIQNLTEDIPKRLFIKGRPGTGKSTMLKQLAAEGEDRGFEVEVYHCGFDPNSLDMLIFRELGVAIFDSTSPHEHFPSREGDEMVDMYEEIIQQGTDEKYENEIAALSKQYQEKMKQATAKLKDSNRYRNQLESYYIDAVDFTIIEQKQAELEREIKAWEQHFTS; the protein is encoded by the coding sequence TTGGGTAAGCGAATTTATAACTATTATGCAAGTGGAAATACGGCTAAGGGCTTTTATGATCTGTTTGATGAAACCCTGAATCGACTGGAACGTATTTATATTCTTAAAGGTGGCCCGGGTACAGGGAAGTCCACCCTAATGAAAAAAATCGGGGAGGCCTGGGGTTCTGCGTATGAACTTGAATATATTCACTGTTCTGCAGACTATGGCTCCATCGATGGGGTGATTATCCCTGACTTAAAGCTGGGCATAGTCGATGGTACGGCGCCTCATGTGATAGAACCGAAATATCCCGGAGTCATCGATGAATATGTCCATTTGGGTGATGCCTGGGACTCGATGCAGCTGCGCAAGCACAAAGAGGAGATTTTTCAGGTGAAGGACCAAATAAAGGCGTGTTATGATGATGCCTATCGCTTAATGGCGGAGGCTCTAAGTATACATGATGACTGGGAACGTATTTATATTAAAAACCTAAGTCCCGAGAAAGCACGGAATTTAACAGACCGTCTCACAGCAGAACTATTCGGTGAAGACATCCTTGATAAAAGCGGATCACAGCTGCACCGTTTTCTCGGGGCTGCCACTCCGGAAGGGCCGAAAGATTTTATCCAAAATTTAACCGAAGACATCCCGAAGCGCCTGTTTATTAAAGGACGTCCGGGCACGGGAAAATCAACGATGCTGAAACAGCTGGCCGCCGAGGGAGAAGACAGAGGCTTTGAAGTGGAGGTTTATCATTGCGGCTTTGATCCAAATAGCCTGGATATGCTGATTTTCCGTGAGCTTGGGGTTGCTATTTTTGACAGCACCAGTCCACATGAGCATTTTCCTTCCCGGGAAGGGGATGAAATGGTGGATATGTATGAGGAAATCATTCAGCAAGGTACGGATGAAAAGTATGAGAATGAAATAGCTGCTCTGTCAAAGCAATATCAGGAAAAAATGAAGCAGGCAACCGCAAAACTGAAGGACAGCAATCGTTACCGAAATCAATTGGAATCCTACTATATCGATGCGGTAGATTTTACGATCATTGAACAAAAGCAGGCCGAATTGGAACGGGAAATCAAAGCGTGGGAGCAGCATTTCACCTCTTAA
- a CDS encoding TerC family protein: MEQALLLEYGWVLLVLIALEGILAADNALVLAIMVKHLPEKERKKALFYGLLGAFILRAGSLFLISFIADVWQVQAIGAAYLLFLALNHLFKKYVKKQDEHENEEGEAGTAEEGSGFWMTVLKVELADIAFAVDSILAAVALAVALPETGLGEIGGMDAGQFTVVLAGGLIGVIIMRFAASFFVKLLHQRPGLETAAFIVVGWVGVKLAVITLGHENVGIIDEHFPHSTGWKLTFYIVLVAILVAGWFLGGKNEDQEDDENVEELTEQLEE, translated from the coding sequence ATGGAGCAGGCATTATTATTGGAATATGGATGGGTATTACTTGTGCTCATTGCACTGGAAGGCATTTTAGCGGCAGATAATGCTTTAGTACTGGCGATTATGGTGAAGCATCTGCCGGAAAAAGAAAGAAAAAAGGCCCTGTTTTACGGTTTATTGGGAGCCTTTATTTTAAGAGCAGGTTCGCTATTTTTAATTTCATTTATAGCTGATGTATGGCAGGTACAGGCGATCGGAGCCGCCTATTTACTCTTCCTTGCCTTAAATCATTTGTTTAAGAAATATGTGAAAAAACAGGATGAACATGAAAACGAAGAGGGAGAAGCAGGAACAGCTGAGGAAGGGTCTGGTTTCTGGATGACAGTCCTTAAAGTGGAACTGGCGGACATTGCGTTTGCGGTAGATTCTATCCTGGCTGCAGTCGCTCTTGCGGTTGCTCTTCCTGAAACCGGCCTTGGAGAAATTGGCGGAATGGATGCAGGTCAGTTTACAGTGGTCCTCGCCGGAGGTTTAATCGGCGTAATCATTATGAGATTTGCCGCTTCCTTCTTTGTTAAACTGCTGCACCAGCGCCCGGGACTGGAAACAGCCGCCTTTATTGTTGTAGGCTGGGTCGGTGTGAAATTGGCCGTTATTACGTTAGGACATGAAAATGTGGGTATTATTGATGAGCATTTTCCACATTCCACAGGCTGGAAGCTCACCTTCTATATTGTTCTAGTGGCCATTCTTGTAGCCGGATGGTTCCTGGGTGGCAAGAATGAGGATCAGGAAGATGATGAAAATGTTGAAGAGCTTACCGAACAATTAGAAGAATAG
- a CDS encoding acyl-CoA dehydrogenase family protein, with product MEDFHQQESLLLKILKEKLDPELYQYAEQELEEFYHKCYQDFDPRAVHTDREGEPRLIKYNRYGEDVSEIWVNEGYKKTVKDTYNTGIVGYVHKPIPDLGRKGNYLYSYAQGYLLSQVEPGFYCPVTLTMAVAYLIDEYADEDLKRKFLPHVLSTGNEELFEGATFLTERQGGSDVGANEVEAIRDGDHYRLYGEKYFASNSGQCGVAAVLARMEGSKTGTKGLSLFLVPWKRENGRTNHIKVRRLKDKLGVRAVPSAEIELEGSKAYLVGEPDQGLYYMMEALNLSRVCNATASLGIMKRALKEGCHYASERKAFGQRIIQYPMVQETLVNLQSRFEVQLSALFESIELFDQVMRDRSSRTEEEVAMNRLLIALLKARTAKEAIDFSHESIELHGGNGYIEDFVTPRLLRDAQVLTVWEGTDNILSLEVLRLMHKYRVHEIFIREVEHHLSNVQAEEKDKQRIGHSLQELKNMIAYIQDKDESVQTYHSRRMARFMTDIYLATHALKRSQTDRDQKIASLFIDGLYHVQGLDDERIAVEHFDEIMNPQKTKLNV from the coding sequence ATGGAAGATTTTCATCAGCAGGAGTCTTTATTGTTGAAAATCCTTAAAGAAAAGCTGGACCCTGAGCTGTATCAGTATGCAGAACAAGAATTGGAAGAGTTTTATCATAAGTGTTATCAGGATTTTGATCCGAGAGCCGTACACACGGATCGGGAAGGTGAGCCCAGACTAATCAAATACAATCGCTATGGGGAGGATGTTTCTGAAATCTGGGTGAATGAAGGCTATAAAAAAACAGTCAAGGATACCTACAACACCGGTATTGTTGGATATGTTCACAAGCCAATCCCTGATTTAGGGCGAAAGGGGAATTATTTGTATTCCTATGCCCAGGGCTACTTACTTTCTCAGGTGGAACCGGGATTTTACTGTCCAGTCACACTTACGATGGCAGTGGCCTACCTGATTGATGAGTATGCAGATGAGGACTTAAAAAGAAAGTTTCTCCCTCACGTGCTTTCCACCGGAAATGAGGAATTATTTGAAGGTGCAACCTTTTTAACGGAACGTCAGGGCGGATCGGATGTGGGCGCGAATGAAGTGGAGGCAATCAGAGATGGGGATCATTACCGGTTATATGGAGAAAAATATTTTGCGTCCAATTCCGGACAGTGCGGAGTTGCAGCCGTGCTTGCCCGAATGGAAGGGAGCAAGACTGGTACAAAGGGCCTCAGTCTGTTTCTGGTCCCGTGGAAAAGGGAAAATGGCCGAACGAATCATATAAAAGTACGGCGGTTAAAGGATAAGCTCGGTGTACGTGCGGTGCCTTCCGCTGAAATTGAATTGGAAGGTTCGAAAGCGTACCTGGTTGGGGAACCGGATCAGGGCTTATACTATATGATGGAGGCCCTGAATTTATCAAGGGTATGTAACGCAACAGCTTCACTCGGGATTATGAAGCGCGCCTTGAAGGAAGGCTGTCATTATGCATCTGAGAGGAAGGCTTTTGGTCAGAGAATCATTCAGTATCCTATGGTTCAGGAAACCCTGGTAAATCTTCAGTCAAGGTTTGAAGTTCAATTATCCGCCTTATTTGAATCCATTGAGCTCTTTGATCAGGTGATGCGGGACCGAAGCAGCAGGACCGAAGAAGAAGTGGCCATGAATCGCCTGCTGATTGCACTGTTGAAGGCCCGCACCGCAAAAGAAGCCATTGACTTTAGCCATGAATCGATTGAGCTTCATGGTGGAAATGGTTATATTGAGGACTTTGTTACACCTCGTCTGCTGAGGGATGCCCAGGTTCTTACCGTTTGGGAAGGAACAGATAATATTTTGTCCCTGGAAGTTTTGCGCTTAATGCATAAATACAGGGTACACGAAATATTTATACGGGAAGTGGAGCATCATTTATCCAATGTGCAGGCAGAAGAGAAAGATAAACAACGAATAGGACATTCTCTGCAGGAATTAAAGAATATGATTGCCTATATTCAGGATAAGGATGAATCCGTGCAAACCTATCACAGCCGGAGAATGGCCAGATTTATGACAGATATCTATCTGGCCACCCATGCGCTGAAACGGTCACAAACAGACAGGGATCAAAAGATAGCTTCCTTATTTATAGATGGCCTGTATCATGTTCAGGGGCTGGATGATGAAAGAATAGCGGTTGAACATTTTGATGAAATTATGAATCCGCAGAAAACGAAACTGAACGTTTAA
- the ehuB gene encoding ectoine/hydroxyectoine ABC transporter substrate-binding protein EhuB produces MKKLLSIFALVLTVFLITACGSSSETDGDTSGDNGNSGEQSSDEGSGEASGKLAELREAGVVKIGFANEKPYAYQDENGELKGEAVAIAKAVFKELGVEKVDGQLADFSQLIAGVQAGKFDVATAGMAITPKRCKQADFGEPEIQYGEGLIVQEGNPLDLHSYQDIADNPDVTVSVMSGATEIGFLKEMGVSEDQISEAPDIPATFAAVQSGRADATTGTEMTIKMALESSDQDALEFVEDFEQPDIDGVPSYGAAVFHQDNDDLREAYNKVLQQKKEDGEILDLITPSGFSERNLVPNDLTTEELCQG; encoded by the coding sequence ATGAAAAAACTATTATCAATTTTTGCTTTAGTACTGACTGTATTCTTAATTACAGCATGTGGATCATCCAGCGAAACCGATGGAGACACAAGCGGTGATAATGGAAATAGTGGTGAACAATCCAGTGATGAAGGTTCAGGAGAGGCTAGTGGCAAACTTGCTGAACTAAGGGAAGCTGGTGTTGTAAAGATTGGTTTTGCGAACGAAAAGCCATACGCTTATCAGGATGAAAATGGTGAACTTAAAGGGGAAGCGGTTGCGATTGCAAAAGCCGTTTTCAAGGAACTTGGGGTTGAAAAAGTAGACGGTCAATTAGCTGATTTCAGTCAATTAATCGCAGGTGTGCAGGCTGGTAAGTTTGATGTTGCTACTGCTGGTATGGCAATTACACCTAAACGTTGTAAGCAGGCAGACTTTGGTGAGCCTGAAATTCAATATGGTGAAGGCTTAATCGTTCAGGAGGGGAATCCTCTGGATCTTCATAGCTACCAGGATATTGCTGACAATCCAGATGTTACCGTTTCCGTTATGTCTGGTGCAACGGAAATTGGATTCCTGAAAGAAATGGGTGTGAGTGAAGATCAAATTAGTGAAGCTCCGGATATTCCGGCAACGTTCGCAGCCGTTCAATCCGGAAGAGCAGATGCAACGACTGGTACGGAAATGACCATTAAAATGGCATTAGAATCTTCTGATCAGGATGCACTTGAGTTCGTTGAAGACTTTGAACAGCCTGATATAGATGGCGTGCCAAGCTATGGTGCTGCCGTATTCCATCAAGACAATGACGATTTAAGAGAAGCTTACAACAAAGTACTTCAACAAAAGAAAGAAGACGGTGAAATCTTAGATCTCATTACACCATCTGGTTTCAGTGAACGTAACCTCGTGCCTAATGATCTAACCACCGAAGAATTATGCCAGGGATAA
- the ehuC gene encoding ectoine/hydroxyectoine ABC transporter permease subunit EhuC, translated as MNITITVLLASAVLSFIIAFLAGFGRIAKNPIIRKFTGFYIEVFRGTSLIVQLFWFYYALPGLFGIDLGTDFWAAVVAISMNYGAYMSEVVRGSILSVSDGQKEAATALNMSRFQRMRLVILPQAVRMMLPEFGNYLIQMLKATSLVSLIGLTDILYHGDIFRSTNLSLAPTVYLLILVFYFILALPLIWLTRWAEKQSSKGVATE; from the coding sequence ATTAACATCACTATCACTGTACTGCTTGCATCAGCTGTATTATCCTTTATCATTGCCTTTCTCGCCGGGTTCGGCCGAATTGCCAAGAACCCCATCATTCGCAAGTTTACAGGATTTTATATAGAAGTATTTCGTGGTACTTCTTTAATTGTTCAGTTATTCTGGTTTTACTATGCTTTACCAGGTTTATTTGGAATTGATTTAGGTACAGATTTCTGGGCAGCAGTCGTAGCCATATCTATGAACTACGGTGCTTATATGTCTGAAGTCGTTAGAGGATCTATTCTTTCTGTATCCGATGGTCAGAAGGAAGCAGCTACTGCCCTTAATATGTCCAGATTTCAACGTATGAGATTGGTTATCTTACCTCAGGCCGTACGTATGATGCTACCGGAATTCGGTAACTATCTTATTCAAATGCTGAAGGCAACTTCACTTGTCTCTCTCATCGGTTTAACCGATATTTTATACCACGGCGATATATTCAGAAGTACAAATCTATCGCTGGCACCTACAGTTTACCTTTTAATTCTCGTCTTTTACTTTATATTAGCCCTTCCTCTGATCTGGTTGACACGTTGGGCAGAAAAGCAATCATCGAAGGGAGTGGCTACTGAATGA
- the ehuD gene encoding ectoine/hydroxyectoine ABC transporter permease subunit EhuD codes for MTWSWNYVWESLPLIFEGMWITLGLTIGCFAFAMLFGFVWTFLRRIPWTPVQKLVGFLLEFIRSTPPLVQLFFLFYAWPMVPYVGVTLDPISCAILGLGGHFSTYISEIYRSGIESVDKGQWEAAKALNLSTGKKWTKIILPQAIPPTIPMLGNYLIIMFKEVPLTATIGVTGMLHAAESFGAQTFAYVEPLTLVALFFLAMSYPSAVLIRKLEKKFNRRFDKKNPTGTNNNMDKGVAVNG; via the coding sequence ATGACTTGGAGCTGGAACTATGTCTGGGAATCACTCCCATTAATTTTTGAGGGAATGTGGATTACACTGGGACTCACCATTGGCTGTTTTGCCTTTGCCATGCTCTTTGGGTTTGTATGGACTTTTTTACGACGCATACCATGGACACCTGTTCAAAAGCTTGTAGGATTTCTATTGGAGTTTATCCGATCCACGCCTCCACTCGTACAGCTATTCTTTCTATTTTATGCATGGCCGATGGTACCTTACGTAGGAGTAACACTAGACCCAATATCCTGTGCAATTCTGGGATTAGGCGGACACTTTAGTACGTATATTTCAGAGATTTACAGGTCTGGCATTGAGTCCGTTGATAAAGGACAATGGGAAGCTGCAAAAGCATTAAATCTATCAACAGGTAAAAAATGGACAAAAATTATTTTACCACAGGCAATACCTCCAACCATTCCAATGTTAGGGAATTACCTCATTATTATGTTTAAAGAGGTTCCATTAACAGCCACAATTGGAGTTACCGGTATGCTTCATGCTGCTGAATCCTTTGGAGCCCAGACGTTTGCATACGTAGAGCCCTTAACACTAGTGGCGTTGTTCTTCCTTGCTATGAGTTATCCATCAGCTGTTCTCATAAGGAAGCTGGAGAAGAAATTTAACCGTCGCTTTGATAAAAAGAATCCGACTGGTACGAATAATAATATGGATAAAGGAGTGGCAGTAAATGGCTGA
- the ehuA gene encoding ectoine/hydroxyectoine ABC transporter ATP-binding protein EhuA, which yields MADPIVRYKDVHKSFGEVEVLKGIDLDIAPAEKIALIGPSGSGKTTIIRMLMTLEEPTSGVIEVDGRPLWHMEKEGELVPANEKHLREVRGDIGMVFQHFNLFPHMSILDNCMVAPVHVKGEPKDEARQRSIEMLEKVGLGDKLDSYPSQLSGGQKQRVAMARALVMRPKVMLFDEVTSALDPELVGEVLEVIRDIAKEGEMAMILVTHEMEFARDIADRVLFLDEGTIAEEGSPEEVLENSKSERLQSFLSRFRSSSPS from the coding sequence ATGGCTGATCCCATTGTACGATATAAAGATGTTCATAAATCATTCGGCGAAGTGGAAGTATTAAAGGGCATTGACCTTGATATTGCCCCTGCCGAAAAAATTGCATTGATTGGTCCAAGTGGTTCCGGAAAAACGACCATTATTCGAATGCTTATGACCCTTGAGGAGCCTACTTCCGGAGTCATTGAGGTCGATGGACGCCCACTTTGGCATATGGAAAAGGAAGGAGAACTTGTCCCTGCGAATGAAAAGCATTTGCGTGAGGTTCGGGGAGACATCGGAATGGTGTTTCAGCACTTCAATCTTTTTCCACACATGTCTATTTTAGATAACTGTATGGTTGCTCCTGTTCATGTAAAAGGAGAGCCAAAGGATGAGGCCAGACAGCGTTCCATTGAAATGCTGGAAAAGGTTGGTCTGGGAGATAAACTGGATAGCTACCCAAGCCAGTTATCCGGTGGACAAAAGCAGCGTGTCGCTATGGCCAGAGCACTTGTTATGCGTCCAAAGGTGATGCTGTTTGACGAAGTAACCTCTGCTCTTGACCCTGAGCTTGTAGGAGAGGTTCTGGAGGTTATCCGGGACATAGCAAAAGAGGGAGAAATGGCCATGATACTCGTTACACACGAAATGGAATTTGCCCGTGACATTGCTGATCGCGTTCTGTTCCTTGATGAAGGGACAATAGCAGAAGAGGGATCTCCTGAAGAAGTACTGGAAAATTCCAAGAGTGAACGTTTACAGTCCTTCCTCAGTCGTTTCCGTTCTTCATCACCATCTTAA
- a CDS encoding multicopper oxidase domain-containing protein, which translates to MKKQWMIVSLLVVIMMGLAACGKETNEHSQQDPSAVNTDRGETSEVNEKENAIIPAHQGINQEPVPVKVERVGEHEVNVEMTAQITDIEIEKDSNYKAWTFNGEAPGPTIVVKEGDMINFTLKNLDPQIPHSMDFHAVQAAPDKKFADVMPNEEGTFQYLANKPGVFMYHCGTEPVLGHIANGMHGVMIVQPEDGYPTDDEVDKEFVIIQNEWYDYNDMDDMLEGEPNQVVFSAKALKEGGINTNGTTYSLKENPLQAQVGDRIRFYVNNMGPNETSSFHVIGTIMEDVYIDGNPANHMEGMQTVMLPASGGAVVEFTVTEAGTFPFVTHQFNHATKGAKGLMEVTE; encoded by the coding sequence ATGAAAAAACAATGGATGATTGTAAGTCTGTTAGTGGTCATTATGATGGGATTGGCTGCATGTGGAAAGGAAACAAATGAACATTCACAGCAAGATCCTTCAGCTGTAAATACAGATCGTGGTGAAACATCTGAAGTGAATGAGAAAGAAAATGCCATTATCCCTGCTCATCAAGGAATAAATCAGGAGCCTGTTCCGGTAAAAGTAGAACGGGTTGGAGAGCATGAAGTGAATGTCGAAATGACAGCACAAATCACAGATATTGAAATCGAAAAGGATTCAAATTATAAAGCCTGGACCTTTAATGGGGAAGCCCCTGGGCCAACCATAGTGGTAAAAGAAGGGGACATGATCAACTTCACCCTGAAGAATCTGGATCCGCAAATTCCGCATAGCATGGATTTTCATGCCGTACAAGCGGCACCGGATAAAAAGTTTGCGGATGTCATGCCAAATGAAGAAGGTACTTTCCAATATCTTGCAAATAAACCAGGCGTGTTCATGTACCACTGTGGAACTGAGCCAGTATTGGGACACATTGCCAATGGAATGCACGGTGTTATGATCGTACAGCCAGAAGACGGCTACCCAACAGATGATGAAGTTGATAAAGAGTTTGTGATTATACAAAATGAATGGTATGACTACAATGATATGGATGACATGCTTGAGGGAGAACCGAATCAGGTTGTATTCTCAGCTAAAGCACTTAAAGAAGGCGGCATCAATACAAACGGTACGACCTATAGTTTGAAGGAAAATCCCCTGCAGGCACAAGTGGGAGATAGGATCCGCTTCTATGTAAACAATATGGGACCAAATGAAACTAGCAGCTTTCATGTCATCGGAACGATAATGGAAGATGTTTATATTGACGGAAACCCCGCCAACCATATGGAAGGAATGCAAACGGTCATGCTTCCAGCCAGTGGAGGAGCAGTCGTAGAATTTACAGTAACAGAAGCAGGAACTTTCCCATTCGTAACTCACCAATTCAACCACGCTACTAAAGGTGCTAAGGGATTAATGGAAGTAACGGAATAG
- a CDS encoding SE1832 family protein — MATKKEIEQEIEQLKMDYIRIQGDLDKLEATGGRVSPLEKTLERMEQQLADLRKELENAK, encoded by the coding sequence ATGGCAACAAAAAAGGAAATTGAACAGGAGATTGAACAGCTTAAAATGGATTACATACGCATTCAAGGTGATTTAGATAAGCTTGAGGCTACAGGGGGAAGGGTCTCTCCACTCGAAAAAACCCTGGAACGAATGGAACAGCAACTGGCCGATCTGAGAAAAGAACTGGAAAATGCAAAATAG
- a CDS encoding EAL domain-containing protein, translating to MSNQGNHYMFFNEEEMFQLFTSLFDIVFLMKYEPPDEFRYLKVSQTAKKLAMLQDEDIGKTIREIFHKSVADHLKGYYQQAVTTNKKITFRDRMNINSENRYGETILIPFTYDNVTYVIGLTRDITHVVNLESNQGNDPITGLPFVDNFIEQLETTLHTKKFEGSVWYLFYIGINQLSFVQYSNQNVETNLLKEITNRLQRFLKNEDQLSRASGNEFIIAVRSTSHNESEQLTNQIYEAIQHPYQTEEFEVVVQPSIGVAKMSPEDYNVQQTVTNAFHGMLQAKSLKDRQIFITFAHAHIESNLRQKTLEQDLAYALQHNELELYYQPKLDIRRNEFSLEALLRWNHPKYGLIPPNEFIPIAEENHSIQSIGRWVLKQVCKDIYELKKVFSNIRVAVNISPVQLNESAFVDYIKETVAEYKTNPEDIELEITENDLLNLDAAQKQFETLSDAGFSIVLDDFGTNYSSLNYLKELSVQKIKIDKSFIMNMDYHQKDQQIVQMIIKLAKNLELEVTAEGVEKRKHIDMLSKMDCTEIQGYYLSKPLPLQKIIKKLASKQMEL from the coding sequence ATGTCAAACCAGGGAAATCATTATATGTTCTTTAATGAAGAAGAGATGTTTCAGCTTTTTACATCCTTATTCGATATTGTATTTTTAATGAAATACGAACCACCTGATGAATTCCGCTATCTAAAAGTAAGCCAAACAGCAAAAAAGCTGGCCATGCTGCAGGATGAGGATATAGGGAAAACAATAAGAGAGATTTTTCACAAATCTGTAGCTGACCACTTGAAAGGCTATTATCAGCAGGCTGTTACAACAAATAAAAAGATAACCTTTCGTGATCGTATGAATATTAATTCAGAAAATCGCTACGGGGAAACCATATTAATTCCGTTTACTTATGATAATGTGACCTATGTGATTGGGCTTACCCGTGATATTACACATGTGGTTAATTTAGAAAGCAATCAGGGAAATGATCCGATCACAGGTCTTCCTTTTGTGGACAACTTCATAGAGCAGCTAGAGACTACACTGCATACAAAAAAGTTTGAGGGGTCGGTATGGTACCTGTTTTACATTGGCATTAATCAATTGTCCTTTGTGCAGTATTCGAACCAGAACGTGGAGACCAATCTGCTAAAGGAAATCACCAATCGGCTGCAGCGTTTCCTGAAAAATGAGGACCAACTGAGCCGGGCTTCAGGAAATGAGTTCATTATCGCCGTTCGATCTACCAGTCATAATGAGTCTGAACAGCTTACCAACCAGATATATGAAGCTATTCAGCATCCCTATCAGACCGAAGAATTCGAGGTGGTAGTACAGCCCTCCATCGGTGTTGCTAAAATGTCACCCGAGGACTACAATGTACAACAGACGGTTACAAACGCCTTTCATGGAATGCTTCAGGCCAAATCATTAAAAGATCGGCAAATCTTCATTACATTCGCCCATGCCCATATCGAAAGCAATTTACGGCAAAAGACTCTGGAGCAGGACCTGGCCTATGCTCTTCAGCACAACGAACTGGAACTATACTATCAGCCAAAGCTTGATATTCGGAGGAATGAATTCAGTCTTGAGGCGCTATTGAGATGGAATCATCCTAAATATGGTTTAATACCGCCAAATGAGTTTATCCCGATTGCCGAAGAAAACCATTCGATTCAATCCATCGGGCGCTGGGTGCTGAAACAGGTCTGTAAGGATATCTATGAACTAAAGAAGGTCTTTTCAAATATTCGTGTTGCTGTTAATATATCTCCGGTACAGCTGAACGAATCAGCCTTTGTTGATTATATAAAAGAAACAGTGGCCGAATATAAAACAAATCCTGAAGACATTGAGCTGGAAATTACAGAAAATGACCTGTTGAACCTGGATGCAGCGCAAAAACAGTTTGAAACGCTATCAGATGCAGGCTTCTCAATTGTACTCGATGATTTCGGGACGAACTATTCTTCCTTAAATTACTTAAAAGAGCTTTCGGTGCAAAAAATTAAAATTGATAAATCCTTTATTATGAATATGGATTACCATCAAAAAGACCAGCAGATTGTGCAAATGATCATTAAGCTGGCCAAAAACCTGGAACTCGAGGTCACAGCGGAAGGGGTCGAAAAAAGAAAGCATATCGACATGCTTTCAAAAATGGACTGTACCGAAATTCAAGGATATTACCTAAGCAAACCCCTGCCTCTTCAGAAAATCATAAAGAAATTAGCAAGTAAGCAAATGGAGCTGTAA
- a CDS encoding DUF6884 domain-containing protein, whose amino-acid sequence MNELYVIPSGKPKIWDHKPELGSVKACEAYTGTFHRLLQQYVEMLDVHWVIISPKYGILKPDEYVPETYNLSFSMKRNPDVISIESMSQQLREKRLSDAKRVVMLGGKKFKPIMEQLFPQASLHYPLHGSKGIGAMQKSLKDAISNKRML is encoded by the coding sequence ATGAATGAGCTATATGTCATTCCTTCAGGGAAACCGAAAATATGGGACCATAAGCCGGAGCTTGGCAGTGTGAAGGCTTGTGAGGCCTATACAGGAACCTTTCATCGATTGCTGCAGCAATATGTAGAAATGCTCGATGTTCATTGGGTGATTATTTCACCTAAATATGGAATTCTGAAGCCCGATGAGTATGTTCCGGAAACCTATAATTTGTCTTTCAGTATGAAAAGAAATCCTGATGTCATATCTATAGAAAGCATGAGCCAGCAGCTTAGAGAAAAGCGTCTATCAGATGCCAAAAGGGTTGTGATGCTGGGCGGCAAAAAATTTAAGCCGATTATGGAGCAGCTTTTTCCTCAGGCTTCTTTACATTATCCTTTACACGGCTCAAAGGGAATTGGGGCTATGCAGAAGAGCCTGAAGGATGCCATTAGCAATAAAAGAATGCTGTAA